From Cryptosporangium minutisporangium:
ACGGACCGGTGGTTGTCGCTGTCGTGGGGCCTACCGCGACCGGCAAGTCGGGCCTGGGCGTGGCGCTGGCCAAGGCGCTCGGCGGCGAGGTGGTCAACGCCGACTCGATGCAGCTCTACCGCGGCATGGACATCGGCACGGCCAAGCTCACCACCGCCGAGCAGGACGGCGTCCCGCACCACCTGCTCGACGTCTGGCCGGTCACCGAGACCGCGAGTGTCGCCGCCTACCAGCGCCTGGCCCGCGCCGCCGTGGACGCGCTGCGAGCGGCCGGACGCGTGCCGATCCTGGTCGGCGGCTCGGGGTTGTACGTCGACGCGGTGCTCGACCGGATGGAGTTCCCGGGCACCGACCCGGTGCTGCGCGCCGCGCTCGAAGCCGAGCTCGCTGCCGAGGGCCCGGCGCCGCTGTACGCGCGGCTGACGGCCGCCGACCCGGCCGCGGCGGCAGCGATCCTGCCGAGCAACGGACGGCGGATCGTGCGGGCGCTGGAGGTGATCGCGCTGACCGGCTCGTTCACCGCGGAGCTGCCGTCCGACCCGCAGCCCTACTACCCGGCGGTCCGGATCGGCCTGGACCGGCCGGTCGACGAGCTCGACGTCCGGGTCGAGCAGCGAGTCGACCTCATGTGGGCGGCCGGGCTCGTCGACGAGGTGCGCGCGCTGGAGCGCGAAGGGCTGCGCGAGGGACGGACGGCGTCCCGGGCACTGGGGTACGCGCAGATCCTGCGGATGTTCGACGGCGCGCTGGACGAACCCGGCGCGATCACCGCGACGCAGGCCGCGACCCGGCGGTTCGTCCGGCGGCAGCGGTCCTGGTTCCGCCGGGACGGCCGGGTGCGGTGGCTGGACGCGACCGACGAGCGCCAGGTACTCGTCGACGCGCTGGCGCTGGTGCATCAGGGGTCACAGCAACTCGCGCGGGAAGCAGGCGACAACCCTCGTAGGATCTGAAGGCGTGAGCGACTCCGCGCCGACCCCCGGGAACCCCGTCAGCGGGTCCCTGCCGTTCGCCAAGGCGCCCCTTTCTTTCGCCAAGGGGCATGGCACCGAGAACGATTTCGTCATCGTGCCGGACCCGGAAGGCGTGCTGGAGGTGCCGCCGCAGCTCGTGCGGGCGCTCTGCGACCGCCGGGCCGGGATCGGCGCTGACGGGCTGCTGCGTGTCGTCCGCACCACCCGGATCCCGGAAGGGCTCGGGCTGGAGGGCGAGTGGTTCATGGACTACCGCAACAGCGACGGCTCGATCGCGGAGATGTGCGGCAACGGCAGCCGGGTATTCGCCCGGTACCTGGTGGCAGCCGGGCTGGCGAAGCCCGGCACGATGCGGATCGCCACTCGCGCGGGCACCAAGCTGGTCGTGGTGCCCGACGGCGAGAGTGACATCACGGTCGACATGGGTCCGGCGGTGACCGGCACCGAAGCGGTGGTCCAGGTCGGTGGCCGTCCGTTCGCCGGCATCGCGGTCTCGATGGGCAACCCGCACCTGGTCTGCGGCACCGTGCTGCCGGTCGACGAGATCGACCTGTCGACCGCGCCCGAGTTCGACTCCGCGACGTTCCCGACCGGGGTCAACGTCGAGGTCGTGAACGTGCTGGCCGGCGACCCGCGGGTCGCGTCGGACGTCGGTGTCCCGGAGGGCTTCGACCTCTGGGTGAAGATGCGGGTGTACGAGCGCGGCTCCGGCGAGACACGGTCCTGTGGCACCGGCGCGTGCGCGGTCGGCGCGGTCGCGCTCCGGTCCGCGGGACGGAGCACCGGGCGGGTCGCGATCGACGTTCCGGGCGGACGGGTCGCCGTCACGGTCACCACCGCCACGACGTTGCTGGAGGGACCGGCCGTGCTCGTCGCCGGCGGGCAGATCTCTCCGCAGTGGCTCGCTCAGGCTCTCGCCGAGCCCGCACCGTCACCGCCGTCCGCGCCTCCGGGGGCGTCGTCCCCGGGAGCCACGACTTCGCCGATCTCCCCGGCGTCGGTGGCCTCCGCGGCGCTCGCCGCGCCGGTGTCGCCGGTGGTCGAGCCGAGCGCCGCGACCGTCGGGCCCCGCGCGTGAGCCTCGACGCGGGTCAGCTCCGGGAACTCGCAGGGATCGCCGGTGGCGTCCTCGACGAGGTGACGCCGTTCTTCGTCAGCGAGATCGGCGCCAAGGAAGAGGTCGTCAAGGGCGTCGGCGACTGGGCGACCGCCGCCGACCTGGCGTTGGAGCGGCAGATCACCACGGCGCTGAACGAGCGGACCGGGCTGGCGATGCACGGTGAGGAGTTCGGCGGCCCCGATCTGCACACCGGCGTGACCTGGGTGCTCGACCCGATCGACGGCACCGCGAACTACACCGCGCGGATCCCGCTGACCGGCATCAGCCTCGCGCTACTGGAGGAGGGCCGGCCGGTGGTCGGGCTGATCCGGCTGCCGCTCTTCGGCGAGGCGTACCAGGCGATCGACGGTGGTCCGCTGGAGCGCAACGGCGAGGCGATGCCGATACTGCAGCCCACCGGCCTCGACGACGTCACGGTGGCGCTCGGCAACGTGGCGCCGAAGGGGACGCACGGCGGTCCGACTCCGCGATATCCGTTCCGGTTCCGGATGGCGCTCGCGAACGCGGTCTCCCACCAGGCGCTGCGGGTGCGGATGTTCGGGTCGTCCGCGGTCGAGCTGGCCTGGGCCGCGTCCGGCGCGGTCGGCGCCGCGCTCAACTTCGGCAACCACGCCTGGGACAACGCGGCGGGCGCGCTGCTGCTCCGGCAGGCCGGGGGCGAGCTGCGCGACCTCGAGGGCGGGGAGTGGAGCCTGAAGAG
This genomic window contains:
- a CDS encoding inositol monophosphatase family protein, whose amino-acid sequence is MSLDAGQLRELAGIAGGVLDEVTPFFVSEIGAKEEVVKGVGDWATAADLALERQITTALNERTGLAMHGEEFGGPDLHTGVTWVLDPIDGTANYTARIPLTGISLALLEEGRPVVGLIRLPLFGEAYQAIDGGPLERNGEAMPILQPTGLDDVTVALGNVAPKGTHGGPTPRYPFRFRMALANAVSHQALRVRMFGSSAVELAWAASGAVGAALNFGNHAWDNAAGALLLRQAGGELRDLEGGEWSLKSKSILVGRPGVVGELADLIAALGDPASYV
- the miaA gene encoding tRNA (adenosine(37)-N6)-dimethylallyltransferase MiaA, whose amino-acid sequence is MVVAVVGPTATGKSGLGVALAKALGGEVVNADSMQLYRGMDIGTAKLTTAEQDGVPHHLLDVWPVTETASVAAYQRLARAAVDALRAAGRVPILVGGSGLYVDAVLDRMEFPGTDPVLRAALEAELAAEGPAPLYARLTAADPAAAAAILPSNGRRIVRALEVIALTGSFTAELPSDPQPYYPAVRIGLDRPVDELDVRVEQRVDLMWAAGLVDEVRALEREGLREGRTASRALGYAQILRMFDGALDEPGAITATQAATRRFVRRQRSWFRRDGRVRWLDATDERQVLVDALALVHQGSQQLAREAGDNPRRI